One Cucumis sativus cultivar 9930 chromosome 1, Cucumber_9930_V3, whole genome shotgun sequence DNA segment encodes these proteins:
- the LOC101211584 gene encoding protein DOUBLE-STRAND BREAK FORMATION isoform X2, with the protein MDVNSSFKEVLRFESLSIIRETSEKTDDHKLLVIEFLVRAFALVGDIESCLALRYEALNFRVLKSFNQPWLQVSHAEWLNFAEHSLHAGFFSISIKAYEQALSSLQQSDTANYTSHGSFKRTEVMEKINRLKDHALNLAGSHSVQALTSDYLKKKVTERNRKISSSCTRKFTASTLFINGIRNYNARKLHEYRSFEGVNQGRTRSSFVIRPTCSLSSYPSD; encoded by the exons ATGGATGTTAATTCCAGCTTTAAAGAAGTTCTCAGATTTGAATCTCTATCTATCATTCGTGAAACCTCTGAGAAAACTGATGATCATAAGCTTCTAGTCATCGAATTTCTTGTTCGAGCTTTTGCCCTTGTTGGAGACATTGag AGTTGCTTAGCTTTGAGATACGAGGCCTTGAATTTTCGGGTACTGAAGTCTTTCAATCAACCATGGCTTCAAGTATCACACGCAGAATGGTTAAACTTCGCTGAGCATTCATTGCATGCTggctttttttcaatttccataAAG GCATATGAGCAAGCGCTGTCAAGCCTTCAGCAGAGTGATACTGCAAACTACACATCACATGGTTCCTTTAAACGCACAGAAGTTATGGAGAAGATAAATAGACTCAAAGATCATGCTCTGAATTTAGCTGGTTCCCATTCTG TTCAAGCTCTCACATCtgattatttgaaaaagaaagtaactGAAAGGAACAGAAAGATTTCTTCATCCTGCACAAGAAAATTTACAGCGAGCACTCTATTCATAAATGGTATCAGAAACTACAATGCAAGAAAGCTGCATGAATATCGAAGTTTTGAAGGGGTTAACCAGGGTCGCACAAGATCCAGTTTTGTGATCAGACCTACATGTAGTCTCTCTTCATATCCATCTGACTAG
- the LOC101211584 gene encoding protein DOUBLE-STRAND BREAK FORMATION isoform X1, translating into MFCSYSLFLSRLRSRRFDDSTLRILESFPASKDATSLMDVNSSFKEVLRFESLSIIRETSEKTDDHKLLVIEFLVRAFALVGDIESCLALRYEALNFRVLKSFNQPWLQVSHAEWLNFAEHSLHAGFFSISIKAYEQALSSLQQSDTANYTSHGSFKRTEVMEKINRLKDHALNLAGSHSVQALTSDYLKKKVTERNRKISSSCTRKFTASTLFINGIRNYNARKLHEYRSFEGVNQGRTRSSFVIRPTCSLSSYPSD; encoded by the exons ATGTTCTGTTCatactctctctttctttcgcGCCTCAGAAGCCGAAG ATTTGATGATTCTACTTTGCGAATTCTGGAATCATTTCCCGCTTCCAAAGACGCGACGTCGTTGATGGATGTTAATTCCAGCTTTAAAGAAGTTCTCAGATTTGAATCTCTATCTATCATTCGTGAAACCTCTGAGAAAACTGATGATCATAAGCTTCTAGTCATCGAATTTCTTGTTCGAGCTTTTGCCCTTGTTGGAGACATTGag AGTTGCTTAGCTTTGAGATACGAGGCCTTGAATTTTCGGGTACTGAAGTCTTTCAATCAACCATGGCTTCAAGTATCACACGCAGAATGGTTAAACTTCGCTGAGCATTCATTGCATGCTggctttttttcaatttccataAAG GCATATGAGCAAGCGCTGTCAAGCCTTCAGCAGAGTGATACTGCAAACTACACATCACATGGTTCCTTTAAACGCACAGAAGTTATGGAGAAGATAAATAGACTCAAAGATCATGCTCTGAATTTAGCTGGTTCCCATTCTG TTCAAGCTCTCACATCtgattatttgaaaaagaaagtaactGAAAGGAACAGAAAGATTTCTTCATCCTGCACAAGAAAATTTACAGCGAGCACTCTATTCATAAATGGTATCAGAAACTACAATGCAAGAAAGCTGCATGAATATCGAAGTTTTGAAGGGGTTAACCAGGGTCGCACAAGATCCAGTTTTGTGATCAGACCTACATGTAGTCTCTCTTCATATCCATCTGACTAG